In Archangium violaceum, the following are encoded in one genomic region:
- a CDS encoding TetR/AcrR family transcriptional regulator, whose amino-acid sequence MVPATPRGQRTRQKLLVAAQTVFGEKGYEHASIADITREAEVALGTFYVYFPDKQSIFVEVVDELGARLRRLIAESVAACEDRMQVEREGLRAFFQFVGSNRNLYRIVRQAEFVDEECYRRYYDRFAKGYVSGLVKGMEAGEVRRMDPEALAYCLMGLGDFLGMRWVLWEGEGGLEHVLDTAMDFIRHGMDARPAGADTESGKGRRKPRVPRSRSR is encoded by the coding sequence ATGGTGCCCGCGACCCCGCGAGGACAGCGCACGCGCCAGAAGCTGCTCGTGGCGGCGCAGACCGTCTTCGGTGAGAAGGGCTACGAGCATGCCTCCATCGCGGACATTACGCGAGAGGCGGAGGTAGCGCTGGGGACTTTCTACGTCTACTTCCCGGACAAGCAGTCCATCTTCGTGGAGGTGGTGGACGAGCTGGGGGCGAGGCTGAGGCGGCTCATCGCCGAGTCGGTGGCGGCGTGTGAGGACCGGATGCAGGTGGAGCGCGAGGGCCTGCGGGCGTTCTTCCAGTTCGTGGGGAGCAACCGCAACCTGTACCGCATCGTGCGTCAGGCCGAGTTCGTCGACGAGGAGTGCTACCGGCGCTACTACGACCGCTTCGCCAAGGGGTACGTGTCGGGCCTGGTGAAGGGCATGGAGGCGGGCGAGGTGCGGCGGATGGACCCGGAGGCGCTGGCCTACTGCCTGATGGGGCTGGGGGACTTCCTGGGGATGCGCTGGGTGCTGTGGGAGGGGGAGGGCGGGCTGGAGCACGTGTTGGACACCGCGATGGATTTCATCCGCCACGGCATGGACGCACGTCCAGCCGGGGCAGACACAGAGAGCGGGAAGGGGCGGCGCAAGCCCCGGGTCCCGCGGAGCAGGAGCCGATGA
- the popC gene encoding subtilisin-like protease PopC, which translates to MKSYLLVPKESIETQAHPGVRGTEQGERVLQRSTALQFMISGRAPDMLRSLGLRSATLPGRLPEVSTSPTKSRKARGRGRKNEVDVAVSASEGPVMMESASASEVGTYRHMPLIGATMAHFNTEQAERIAREELGRDFEFIPDTVQLTFPGPVSAGQMGPRNQGLSSLQRREWPEECGVLSAHAQGIRGAGVMLGILDTGVDADHPEHQNRLIQFRYVSLFPNSPHNPARDVRGFDPDGHGTHVVGVAAGTHHGVAPEVDLYVASVIESETIRTSLGRVAAGMEWLLHQFSRPENATRPAVVNMSLGFPVQPPPGVSDMEYRLNIRALQTLVRRLVDSNVLPVVAAGNGGAGTAGYPAAFPEALSVGAVDFSRRVASFSASGVVGQRSVPDVMGYGVNVYSSTERRCNNQAFYERMSGTSMAAPYVAGLAALYRCRSPDLTALEVRDLILDNTLKLPKTPAGRAGQGLAVYR; encoded by the coding sequence ATGAAGTCCTATCTCCTGGTTCCGAAGGAGTCGATCGAGACCCAAGCCCATCCGGGCGTGCGGGGCACGGAGCAGGGAGAGCGGGTGCTGCAGCGCAGCACCGCCCTGCAGTTCATGATCAGCGGGCGGGCTCCGGACATGCTGCGCAGCCTCGGGTTGCGCTCCGCGACCCTGCCCGGGCGGCTGCCCGAGGTGAGCACCTCTCCCACCAAGAGCCGCAAGGCGAGGGGCCGCGGCCGCAAGAACGAGGTCGACGTGGCGGTCTCGGCCTCGGAGGGGCCGGTGATGATGGAGTCGGCGTCCGCCTCGGAGGTGGGCACCTATCGGCACATGCCGCTCATCGGCGCCACCATGGCCCACTTCAACACGGAGCAGGCCGAGCGCATCGCCCGGGAGGAGCTGGGACGCGACTTCGAGTTCATCCCGGACACGGTGCAGCTCACCTTCCCGGGCCCGGTGTCCGCCGGGCAGATGGGGCCGCGCAACCAGGGCCTGTCCTCGCTCCAGCGGCGCGAGTGGCCCGAGGAGTGCGGCGTCCTCTCCGCGCATGCCCAGGGCATCCGGGGCGCGGGGGTGATGCTCGGCATCCTCGACACCGGCGTGGACGCCGATCACCCCGAGCACCAGAACCGCCTCATCCAGTTCCGCTACGTCTCGCTCTTCCCCAACTCGCCGCACAACCCGGCGCGTGACGTGCGCGGCTTCGACCCGGACGGCCACGGCACCCACGTGGTGGGTGTCGCCGCGGGCACCCACCACGGCGTTGCTCCGGAGGTGGACCTCTACGTCGCCTCGGTCATCGAGTCCGAAACCATACGGACCAGCCTGGGCCGGGTAGCCGCCGGCATGGAGTGGCTGCTACACCAGTTCTCACGTCCCGAGAACGCCACGCGTCCCGCGGTGGTGAACATGTCCCTGGGGTTCCCCGTGCAGCCTCCGCCCGGAGTCAGCGACATGGAGTACCGCCTGAACATCCGGGCCCTGCAGACGCTGGTGCGCCGGCTGGTGGACTCCAACGTCCTGCCCGTGGTTGCGGCCGGTAACGGAGGCGCTGGCACGGCTGGTTACCCGGCGGCCTTCCCAGAGGCCCTCTCCGTGGGGGCGGTCGACTTCTCGAGGCGCGTGGCCAGCTTCTCGGCCAGCGGCGTGGTCGGTCAGAGATCTGTTCCCGACGTGATGGGTTATGGCGTGAACGTCTACTCGAGCACAGAACGAAGGTGTAACAATCAGGCGTTCTATGAACGAATGAGCGGAACGAGCATGGCCGCCCCTTACGTCGCGGGTCTGGCCGCGCTATATCGCTGCCGTTCCCCCGACTTGACGGCACTGGAAGTCAGGGATTTGATTCTGGACAATACGTTGAAGCTGCCCAAGACGCCTGCCGGACGTGCCGGTCAGGGTCTGGCGGTCTACAGGTAG
- a CDS encoding SDR family oxidoreductase produces MQLKDLKVIVTGGAQGMGAHFATRLHEAGAKVAVGDVNEERLAALPAAIHRRRLDVSKEEECVSFVQWAHESMGGLNGLINNAGILRDSLLVKKDKATGEVKKLSTADWNAVIGVNLTGATFMVREVVAKMVQTDQRPGVIVNMSSIARHGNRGQSNYVSAKAALAANTVTWSREFAPFGIRVGAVAPGMVETPMTQGMNQKARDALVANIPVGRIGLPEDLWIAVKFVLECDYFNGRTIDVDGGLNM; encoded by the coding sequence ATGCAGCTCAAGGACTTGAAGGTCATCGTCACGGGCGGCGCCCAGGGCATGGGCGCTCACTTCGCCACCCGCCTGCACGAGGCCGGCGCCAAGGTCGCCGTGGGCGACGTCAACGAGGAGCGCCTCGCCGCCCTCCCCGCCGCCATCCACCGCCGCCGCCTGGACGTCTCCAAGGAGGAGGAGTGTGTCTCCTTCGTCCAGTGGGCCCACGAGTCCATGGGCGGCCTCAATGGCCTCATCAACAACGCCGGCATCCTCCGCGACTCGCTCCTGGTGAAGAAGGACAAGGCCACCGGCGAGGTGAAGAAGCTGTCCACCGCCGACTGGAACGCCGTCATCGGCGTCAACCTCACCGGCGCCACCTTCATGGTGCGCGAGGTGGTGGCGAAGATGGTCCAGACGGATCAGCGCCCCGGCGTCATCGTCAACATGAGCTCCATCGCCCGCCACGGTAACCGCGGGCAGAGCAACTACGTGTCCGCCAAGGCCGCACTCGCCGCCAACACCGTCACCTGGTCGCGCGAGTTCGCCCCCTTCGGCATCCGCGTGGGCGCCGTCGCCCCCGGCATGGTCGAGACCCCCATGACCCAGGGCATGAACCAGAAGGCCCGTGACGCCCTGGTGGCCAACATCCCCGTGGGCCGCATCGGCCTGCCCGAGGACCTGTGGATCGCCGTGAAGTTCGTCCTCGAGTGCGACTACTTCAACGGCCGCACCATCGACGTGGACGGCGGCCTCAACATGTAG